A part of Anolis sagrei isolate rAnoSag1 chromosome 3, rAnoSag1.mat, whole genome shotgun sequence genomic DNA contains:
- the LOC132769791 gene encoding cytochrome P450 2D17-like, which yields MFSILFLLMVHFLKQQWARNKFPPGPTPLPIIGNLWQLDFSLKRETLAQLTKSYGNIYTLWLGTTPLVVLNGYKAVREGLVTCSEELSARALTPLFLNLMGEKGVFLTRGHTWKQQKRFVMMVLRHLGMGTKELEDQIQEEVQHLLKVFASKQGRAFEPRIHIVRAVGNVICSFLFGHRFPYEDESFNKLIKAGSLIVYTPFTFWGRMYDALPGIMDHLKGLYQEVLGCNDFIHNLVKEEIQSHKERWKEGDEPHNFIDFYLGQMAMTKHDPTSTFNEDNLVQTAVDLLLGGMDTMATTLCWGFCYLLNCPDVQEKSYREINALLGPSHTITYEDRIKLPYTNAVLHEILRFSNTTGVGPLRVCSKDITVLGFSIPKGTLVLPNNHSVLYDPNFWETPWKFNPRHFLDSEDNFVSNKAFLPFSTGRRTCVGEPLAQIELFLFFTNLVRTFKFQLPEGTKQVSFEYILGGTRHPLPFEFHAIPR from the exons ATGTTTTCCATCCTTTTCCTCTTAATGGTGCATTTTCTGAAGCAGCAATGGGCACGTAACAAGTTTCCACCTGGACCAACTCCTCTTCCAATTATTGGCAATCTTTGGCAACTGGATTTTTCACTCAAGCGAGAGACTTTGGCTCAG TTAACAAAGAGCTATGGAAACATCTATACCTTATGGTTGGGGACAACCCCGCTCGTTGTGCTGAATGGCTACAAGGCAGTGAGAGAAGGACTAGTGACTTGTTCGGAAGAGCTTTCTGCAAGAGCCCTCACACCTCTCTTTCTGAATCTGATGGGAGAAAAAG GTGTATTTCTTACAAGAGGCCATACCTGGAAGCAACAGAAACGCTTTGTCATGATGGTCCTAAGACATCTCGGGATGGGAACAAAGGAGTTGGAGGACCAAATACAAGAAGAGGTCCAACATCTTCTGAAAGTGTTTGCAAGCAAACAAG GAAGAGCCTTTGAACCCAGGATCCATATTGTCCGTGCTGTGGGTAATGTCATATGCTCTTTTTTGTTCGGCCATCGCTTTCCCTATGAAGATGAGTCTTTCAACAAATTGATAAAAGCTGGCTCTTTGATAGTTTACACGCCATTTACTTTCTGGGGCAGG ATGTATGACGCTCTCCCAGGGATTATGGATCACTTGAAAGGACTTTATCAAGAGGTCTTGGGATGCAATGACTTCATACACAACCTAGTGAAGGAGGAGATTCAAAGCcacaaggaaaggtggaaggaaggtgATGAACCCCATAATTTCATTGATTTCTACCTGGGTCAAATGGCAATG ACCAAACATGACCCAACATCCACGTTCAATGAAGATAACTTAGTTCAAACAGCAGTCGATCTGTTGCTTGGAGGAATGGACACCATGGCTACCACCTTGTGTTGGGGGTTCTGCTACCTGTTGAACTGCCCAGATGTTCAAG AAAAGAGCTACAGGGAAATCAATGCTCTTCTGGGACCTTCTCACACCATCACTTATGAGGACCGGATTAAACTGCCTTACACCAATGCCGTGCTTCATGAGATCCTGCGGTTCAGCAACACAACAGGCGTTGGACCCTTGAGGGTCTGCTCAAAGGACATCACTGTACTAGGCTTCTCCATCCCAAAG GGAACATTGGTCCTTCCCAACAATCACTCTGTGCTGTATGACCCCAATTTCTGGGAAACTCCTTGGAAATTCAACCCAAGGCACTTCCTTGATTCAGAGGACAACTTTGTCAGCAACAAAGCTTTCCTACCTTTTTCAACAG GCCGTCGAACATGTGTAGGAGAACCACTAGCCCAGATTGAGCTCTTCCTATTCTTTACTAACCTAGTCCGCACTTTCAAGTTCCAGCTGCCGGAGGGAACAAAGCAAGTCAGTTTTGAGTACATCCTGGGAGGTACAAGGCACCCGCTCCCTTTTGAGTTTCATGCAATTCCACGTTAA